Part of the Spinacia oleracea cultivar Varoflay chromosome 5, BTI_SOV_V1, whole genome shotgun sequence genome, ACCTAACTACAAGTGACCAATAGTAACCAAAACAACGATAACTCAACTTACTTAACAAAAAATACTACTCCGTACGTTACAGAAATGATTAACAAACATGTTTATACTCACTAGTTAAATTACATTTTTATGCCCATCTAGATGACTAATATAATGTATTTCCAATCTCCAATCTCCCATTAGAAATTAAATTAGTTGAATatcatttttaattttcataagATTTCAAGGAACTAATTAGAGATCATAAATATAAAAAGTTCACTAGAAATACCCTCTACTGTAAATAAAACACAGAAAAATACCCAAAAACGAAAAGCACAGCCAGGATCGATCTCAACAATAAGAAATATTACAAAAATACGAACAAAGACATCCATCAAATCAACTACGGAGTAGTCATATTCCGCAAACTACATTTTTACTATACGAGGGGAATTGCTTCAAGTAGATACTACATTCACTAATCAGAGCAAGTTTACACAGATTACGGCAGGTGAACAGTTCTCAATGGCATTCAGACCAACAATCTCAACACTGCTGAACAAATGCATATAAGCTGGGCCTCATTTCCCCCTGCACAGATATACAGACAAAGAAACCGCTATAATTTACCAAAAGAGGGTTCAAAGGAATACTACAACAGAAAGATCAGAGAAGCACAAATGACAAGGAGATTGTCAGAAAAGAACAAATGACAAGGAGATTGCCAGAAAACCAAATCGGTCTTACGTATTCATCATCAGAGTAATATTGTCTCCTTTCAGAAGAATCCTCCCTAAACAAAAGGCAACAATGATTAGAAAGTGGGACTCAAGATCAAGTAAGAGAAACTAATCAAGAGATTAAAACATCGACTGTTTAATTTACCAAGTGATTTTCTGGTCTTCTTTTTGACGTTCACCTCTTCAGCATCATCTAAAACTAAATTCATGTACTCGTCAAACCCCTAAAGAAGAGATATGaatcaaaatatataaatacACAACAAGTCTGGAGTAGAATCATATAGTATAAAACTTTTTGAGGTGGAAGCAAAATATTTCTGCATTGCTATATTCAACAAATCACAGTACCCTTTAAGCATAAAAGCAACCCCAGGTCCTCAGTTCAACATACTATAAAACCAGTTGATTAATTTGAATATCAATTATTTCAATTACAGGAATGCAGTTCGAAGGCCGATAAGCATAAAAGTAACAGGACcccaataatttaaattatttgaaTAATTAAGAAGATCGCCACAGAATAACCTGCAGTCCGAAGGCCCAGGTTCCCCAATATACTGTATACCAAGGCCCACATCATCTCACCCCTCCAAAGTCAACTAGGTGAAGCATAATATGTGTTTCTCCTTTAGCTTGAACATGGTAAGCATATCCCAACATATTAACAAAATTGGCCGTGTTTACAAAGAAACAAATTGAGTCAATATGGTAACTGGACCATTGACCAGGATGTATGTTTATTGAGAAAGAAAAGGTACAGACTAAAAATTCATTgtctaaaaaaaatgaaagcATATTTTTAAACTACATGCTAGCTACTCATTCCTAAACTAGATGGTAGATCTTAAACATGAAAACATATTTTTTACACTGAGCGAATTATGTGACAAGTGTCCTTGAAAACAACTTTCAAGTTCAGCAAGGTATACTAATAAGTAATAACTAACTAATCAGACACCACGGAAATGTTATGAATGAGAATCCTAAATGCCTCACGGCATAATCTCATAGGAAAACACACACTATCATTTCCAAGGAGATTCTTTTATAATGAAATACTCCGTACTTCGTATACTATAAGTAGACACCAAGGGGGTGTCAAGTACAAGAGGGCAAAAGCCAAAAGTATCATGCCTTCGTGCTATCATGTTTAATTCAATCAACTAAGTCGAGGACTGTTAAGTGTCAATCAAATCAAACACTTGAATCCCAAGTCCTATACACTAGCCTAAaataagggggggggggggggggggtgacgGGTTCCTTAGAGTTCAACTGGCTCCTTTTTATTTACGTACCACCAGACTGCTAACAGAAAGAGACCCCCAACAAATCACCAATCCAACCGTCCTTCACATGTTTCCAAGGTGATCTACATGTTACCTCGAAAATAGTTGATATGAGAAACGTTTTTATATTGATACTAGTCGCGACAAAAGGTATTGTTACCATAtctattttaggaaaaattaacATTAATAACCCAATTATGGACAGTCTTCTCATTTTTATTCATACCACAATTTAGCTTAGAATAATCCTAACTATCATAGTGTTAGGAATTAACATAGCTTGAGCATCAATAACGGCAGAAAATAGGGAGATGTAGATGATTTGATTACTAAACTAGGATAACAGCAAAATGTAAAGGTATTCAATCTTTCGAGGGGCTTGACTATCTCTCTTGTGAACCCTTAAAAGCTCAACATAATCCTCAATCAATATTCAACAACATAATGCTTTCACTCTCTAATCGGTCTATATATAGAGCTTTACTTCTAACAAACTAATTAACTTCTCAAGCTACTAACTCTTAATTGTAATGCTATTCCTAGAATGCCCCTCACCCTAACATTGAGTCATAGCACATAGTACCCTTCTCATAACCGTCCCAATAACCTTTTATACCAGTAAATATAAAGATATCTTTTTTAGACTTTATAGATCTATTCAagtcttctttctttctttagaAAGAACATAGCCAATCTACCCCTTCCAACATCACCAACCAACCCCTTCCAACATCACCAACCAACACCTGCCCACTAATACCTCCTCTTACACCACCACCCCCTGCCCATCCGTCCTCCAACAGTAAAACCCAAACCAGACAACAACTTCGCGGGCAGAGATGTAAAAGTATGCAGGTGAAGTGTCACTGTCCTCTTTCCTTACGAAAGACACCAAGGTCACTCAAAAATGAGTAACTGATTCAAACGGAATTGGGTACACAACACCAAGGTCACAAACCAAATAATTACAGATGACCTTGAGTCAACATTGTGGAAGAAAAGAGGGATTAAAGTAAGAGCATGCAGATGATCTAATAATGAGCAAATTAATCTGCGCCGTcaacattttctaaaacaataatTTCATCGTTGTTTTTCCCTAATTTTCCGGTGAATTAATACATAAAATGAAATTCGCATTCTTTCAATTGAAAAGGTTACATCAATCTGTACAACCCACAAACAAATACCCTCAAGCTTTGCAGGGGAAAAAAAACCACATATAAATAATAGTATGAAAATGGAGCAAACCCTAAAAATGCgaataaattcaattttaagtcTGAGCTAgccaataataataaaagaataatATCGGGAAATCTTACAATAATACGGCCTTCAATCCTGGCATCCTTCTGCTCAAACAACCAAATCTGGATACGGGCTTTCTGAACAACACCaccaaaaaatcagaaaatataaagcaataaatattcGATAAATGTGAAATTTAGAATTATCAATGAGCTGAGGGCTTACACTTTGGAGAAACCTGAATATCAGGTTCTGGAAGATTCGAAAGTTCATCAACAAGGAGATGAGTTAGATTAtaaattcaagaagaagaaaagaaacacAAAAATTGAGAATGGAAGTGAAAAGGCAGTGAATTTACGATAGGCTGGGTCATAATCCTCTGAACTTTGGTGCTCGCCATTGTTGCTGCTTCAAAAAGGTCTGCTCTGCTTCTGTTTTGAAATTGGTCTGCTCTGATAAAACCCTCCGTATTAGAGAAACCCCGTAGTATAGTGAATTTATAACATCGTATGAACATCGTACATTCGTACCCGTAAAACTGAAACGATCCGACCCGAATGGTACGATTCAAATCGAACCGTACCAGACTCTTACCCAAACTAAAgggttctcttcaccttattcgCAATTTTTTGGTTGCCCTCGGGTACAGccaagctggctgtacccctaaCCAAACGACGTCGTGTGATGCGGGTACAGCCagcgctggctgtacccccgAAAACGACGTCGTTCAGCATCTTTTTCCTAAGTTTCCTAAGttttctaactttttttttttgttacttcTTCTTCAAGTTGCGCAATTTTtgttcttagggtttatttcgattttctctctctcctattttctctctcctctgtttcGATGGAGCTCGCAGTTATGGATAATTCTGAAGCTCTTTTTGAATCTAATTCTGGAATTTTAAGTACATTGATGTCAGAATGTAAGTttacatttttattatttttatttatttgttttgatttcaatgtttttggttttgattgtgttcgattttatattttgattttggataaaatgtgtttagaattttgttatttttcgtGTTTTCGCTGGATATTTCGATTTTGATTTGTATCTTTGTTTTGGTTTTCTGCagaatttcttatttttttgcAATTGTACGTTAgttttttgttcgatttttattcataattttatttattatcaaTGTATATAATGTTAATGAATTTTTAGCTCAGATCTTATGAacattatatattttgataaaatacaTATTATGTTATGAATTTTTGAATTGTTCTGTCCTAAAAGAAAAAATTGTTCATTGTTTAGTTATGACATTCTTAACAAATTGTGAATATTCAGTTCAAGGAAATTGAATATTGTCTACAATaataatgaacattttatttaatgactTTGAATGTTACGTATATTAGTAATGAACATTGCATTGAAATGTATTGTGTCTTTTTTATTTAGATAATGAACATTCTATTGTATTATATTGAATTTTCTATTAAGATTTATTGATCATTATCTATTTTacaatgaacattttatttaatatttttaataataccTATGTTCGTAATGAACATTTTACTTAAGTACATTGAACAACACCTATTTAAACATGGACattctattttaatatttttaacattattattttaatattgaaCATTTTATTTAAGGATATTGAacatttaaaatttcaaaatgttAGTTATTATTGAAATTGATCATTCACAATATTAACATTGAACAATCACTAATTTAACATTGAACATTTCTTCCATTCGCAGTGAATAAGGAAGTAAGTCTTTTTGTTGAAGGGTCAGAATCTATGTTAATGATGAAGGAAGCTAAAAATGAAGACGAAGCTTATGATTTGTATAATGAATATGCTTTTAGTAAAGGTTTTGGTATTAGGGTTGGGAAAGGTCGGAAACGTCAAAACAGTGAACTTTATACTATGAAACGGTTCTTGTGTAGCTGCGAAGGGGTTAAAGATGAAAAAAGGAAGAGAACAAGGTCTTATGCTAGATTGGATACGCGTACTGGGTGTACTGCTTTTGTTCAGTTTTCTATCGGTAAGGATGGTGTGTGGACGGTTGTGAATCATAATATGATTCATAATCATGCTATGgttcctctaaataagaggcaTTTGATAAGATCACAAAGGAAGGTTAGTAAGGAGACTCTTTACTTTATGTCTACTTTAAAAGCTAGTGGTGTTAAAGTGTCTGATAccttgagggttttgaggaaagAAGTAGGCGGATCTCCTATGGTTGGTTTTACAGCTAGTGATGCTTATAATGCTTTATCACGTGCAAAAGCTAATAAACTTGAAGGTCATGACTGTCATCAGTTAATCAAGTATTTTGCTCAGAGAAATTCCAGTGAAGAAGGTTTTTATTATGACTTTGAGCTTAGTGAAAAAGATGGACTTTTAAGTTTCTTTTGGCGTGATGGTAGGATGAAGAGAGATTATGATTATTTTGGGGATTTATtggtttttgataaataaatatgATATGATTTGTGCTCCTTTTGTTGGTATGAACCATCATGCTAATAATGTTATGTTTGGAATGGGTTTTGTTATCAATGAAAAAACAGAATCTTTTAATTGGCTTTTTCAAACTTTCCTTACATCAATGGGTGGAAATCCTCCAATAACCATTATGACAGACCAAGCTCCATCCATTGCTGCTGGGATAAGGAATGTTTTTCCAGATACTAGACATAGATTATGTACGTGGCATATTGGGGAGAATTCAAAGAAGCATATTGGGCAGTATAGAGCTTTAGATGGTTTTTCTGACATATTCAATTATTTTCTGAAGTATTGTGAAACTGCTGCTGAATTTGAATATCATTGGCCAAGGTAATTAATTTGTATTACTTATTtacttcaaattaataaataatgtGTACTTGTAATCTTATGAGTATTTACTTATAaagaaatgaacattttattatttcatgTTATTACCAAGTTATATGCTTTTTCTGACTCTGAACAAATAGGTATATTCTGATGaacaaatttgatttttatattgaaCATTTTGTTTTTCAGAATGTTGACTCACTATAAATGCGTTGAAAATCCATGGTTGAAGAATTTATATACAATCAGAGAGATGTGGTGTCTTGCTTATTCTAAGAACTATTGGTCTGGTGGTGTGTTATCATCACAGCGTTGTGAAACTACCAACAAGTCAGTTTCCCATCGACTTGATAAGACACAAGGCTTATGTGATTTTTATCATGTTTTTTTGGATGTTATTTCTGAGTGGAGGAGCAAACAGAATGGTCATGACTACAGAAATTGGAAAGGTAGACCAGAAGTTGCAGCTGCAAATTGCGGAATTCTTCTTCATGCGAGAAAGATTTACACTATAGAGCATATGTTTTGTTTGAAGAACAATTTCTTAAAGGTATGGCATGTTCTCAAGAAGAAAAACGCGGAAACACGGCTACAGAGAAAAGTTATTATGTGTGGAGGCCTAAAAAAGACTTGATTAAACATGAAGTTCAGTTTAACCAAGAGACTTTTGCAGTGGATTGTACTTGTCAGTATTTTACTGAAATGGGTTTTTTATGTTCTCATGCGCTTCGTGTTTATCATGTGCATTGTGTCCCAGAGATTCCCAATCTCTATATATTGAAGAGGTGGACAAAAGCGGCTATGTGCAGTCATTTGGTTGAAGATGATGGTGAAAAGTCCAATATAGTTGCGGCTTCTGTTTGGAGGGCACAAACCCTTAGGAATTTTGTTAAGCTTGTTATGTCTAGTCAAGATTCTCTTCAAGCTAGGGCTGAGGTTGATTCTGCCTTTGGTCTTTTAAAAGAAAAAGTGGAGAGTATTAGGGGTACAATTGATTTTTCTGATCCTAAAGAGGGTGAAGATATCTTTG contains:
- the LOC110793481 gene encoding uncharacterized protein, which codes for MASTKVQRIMTQPINLIFRFLQSKARIQIWLFEQKDARIEGRIIGFDEYMNLVLDDAEEVNVKKKTRKSLGRILLKGDNITLMMNTGK
- the LOC110793473 gene encoding protein FAR1-RELATED SEQUENCE 5-like, which gives rise to MELAVMDNSEALFESNSGILSTLMSELNKEVSLFVEGSESMLMMKEAKNEDEAYDLYNEYAFSKGFGIRVGKGRKRQNSELYTMKRFLCSCEGVKDEKRKRTRSYARLDTRTGCTAFVQFSIGKDGVWTVVNHNMIHNHAMVPLNKRHLIRSQRKVSKETLYFMSTLKASGVKVSDTLRVLRKEVGGSPMVGFTASDAYNALSRAKANKLEGHDCHQLIKYFAQRNSSEEGFYYDFELSEKDGLLSFFWRDGRMKRDYDYFGDLLVFDK